One genomic window of Methanosarcina acetivorans C2A includes the following:
- the vnfD gene encoding nitrogenase vanadium-iron protein, alpha chain, which yields MPLKLFCCDECIPERKNHVYIKEEGEDTTDFLPLSNIDTIAGSLSERGCSYCGAKLVIGGVIKDCIQMIHGPVGCAYDTWHTKRYPSDNDNFQLKYIWSSDTKEKHIVFGAEKQLKKAIMEAFQEFPAIKRMFVYTTCTTALIGDNPKAVCREVQEELEDVDIFVVECPGFAGVSQSKGHHELNIGWMRDKIGTLEPEITSEYTINVIGDYNIQGDTYVLQKYLDKMGIQVIAHFTGNVTYDQLRCMHRAKLNVVNCARSAGYIANELKRVYDIPRMDVDTWGFEYVKVALRKIGAFFGLEDKAEEVIAEEVAKYEGKLDWYKERLKGKQICIWTGGPRLWHWTKALEDDLGMEVVAMSSKFGHQEDFEKVIARGRIGTIYIDDGNELEFFEVLDNIHADLIFTGPRVGDLVKKLHIPYINGHAYHNGPYMGFEGAVNMARDMYNAIYSPMWKLAGKDPRETDSPMWSLTEKDSGVVQES from the coding sequence ATGCCGTTAAAACTATTCTGTTGCGATGAATGCATACCTGAGCGCAAAAACCATGTTTACATCAAGGAAGAAGGGGAAGACACAACTGATTTTCTCCCATTGTCAAATATTGATACAATAGCAGGATCGTTGTCGGAAAGAGGTTGCAGCTATTGCGGAGCTAAACTCGTTATTGGTGGAGTAATAAAAGACTGTATTCAAATGATACACGGGCCGGTAGGGTGTGCGTATGATACCTGGCACACGAAGCGGTATCCCAGTGACAATGACAACTTTCAATTAAAATATATCTGGTCTTCGGATACGAAAGAAAAGCATATTGTGTTCGGCGCTGAAAAGCAGCTGAAAAAAGCAATAATGGAAGCTTTCCAAGAATTTCCAGCAATTAAGAGAATGTTTGTCTATACAACCTGCACAACCGCACTCATAGGAGATAATCCTAAAGCTGTATGCCGTGAAGTTCAGGAAGAGCTTGAAGATGTCGATATATTCGTTGTCGAGTGTCCGGGCTTTGCCGGGGTCAGCCAATCGAAAGGACATCATGAGCTAAATATTGGCTGGATGAGGGATAAAATCGGCACGCTTGAACCTGAAATTACAAGCGAATACACGATTAATGTCATTGGCGACTACAATATTCAGGGAGATACTTACGTCCTGCAAAAATATCTTGACAAAATGGGTATCCAAGTTATCGCACACTTCACCGGGAATGTAACCTATGACCAGCTGCGCTGCATGCATAGAGCAAAGCTGAATGTTGTCAACTGTGCTCGTTCTGCCGGATATATAGCTAACGAACTTAAGAGAGTATATGATATCCCTAGAATGGATGTTGATACCTGGGGTTTTGAATACGTCAAAGTAGCCTTGAGAAAGATTGGGGCTTTCTTTGGACTGGAAGATAAGGCTGAAGAGGTAATTGCAGAAGAAGTTGCAAAATACGAAGGAAAGCTTGACTGGTATAAGGAACGACTCAAAGGAAAGCAGATCTGTATCTGGACCGGTGGTCCAAGACTCTGGCACTGGACAAAGGCTCTTGAAGATGATCTGGGTATGGAAGTTGTTGCCATGTCGTCTAAATTTGGGCATCAGGAGGACTTTGAAAAAGTTATTGCCAGAGGCAGGATAGGGACCATCTATATCGATGATGGGAACGAGCTTGAATTCTTCGAGGTGCTAGATAATATCCATGCCGATCTGATTTTTACCGGTCCGAGGGTTGGAGACCTCGTCAAAAAACTGCATATTCCATACATTAACGGACATGCGTATCACAATGGTCCCTACATGGGTTTTGAAGGAGCGGTAAACATGGCGAGAGACATGTATAACGCGATATATTCCCCGATGTGGAAGTTAGCCGGAAAAGATCCCAGAGAGACAGATTCCCCTATGTGGAGCTTAACTGAAAAAGATTCTGGTGTGGTGCAGGAGTCATGA
- a CDS encoding P-II family nitrogen regulator, with product MKEVTAVVRPNKMSTTKDALDKIGFPAMTAIPVLGKGKQRGISGELNFYIQPRLLAKRYSTGMKYIPKRLLSIVVNDEDVDLVVKTIIEVNQTAQIGDGRIFVEPIDDVIRIRTGEKGELSLK from the coding sequence ATGAAAGAAGTTACTGCAGTTGTCAGACCCAATAAAATGTCTACCACAAAAGATGCACTGGATAAAATCGGCTTTCCTGCTATGACAGCAATTCCGGTATTAGGGAAAGGCAAGCAAAGAGGCATCTCTGGGGAACTTAACTTTTACATACAACCAAGGCTGCTTGCAAAAAGGTACAGTACAGGTATGAAATACATACCCAAAAGGCTTCTGAGCATAGTCGTAAATGACGAAGATGTGGATCTGGTGGTAAAAACCATTATCGAAGTCAATCAAACTGCCCAGATAGGGGATGGAAGGATTTTCGTTGAGCCGATTGATGATGTCATCAGGATCAGGACTGGCGAAAAAGGAGAACTATCTTTGAAATAA
- the nifH gene encoding nitrogenase iron protein — MTRKIAFYGKGGIGKSTTQQNTAAAMAYYHGKNVFIHGCDPKADCTRLALGGVPQTTIMDTLRELGEEAVTVDNVVNTGFKGIRCVESGGPEPGVGCAGRGVITAINLMEELGAYSDDLDFVHFDVLGDVVCGGFAMPIREGKAQEVYIVASGEMMATYAANNICKGLLKYAEQSGVRLGGIICNSRKVDNELEMMEEFVSALGTQLIHFVPRDNIVQKAEFNKKTVVEFDPECNQAKEYGKLAKKILENDMFVIPKPLSMDQLEKMVARYGLMD, encoded by the coding sequence ATGACCAGAAAAATTGCTTTTTACGGGAAAGGTGGTATTGGAAAATCCACCACTCAACAAAATACTGCTGCAGCTATGGCATATTATCATGGCAAAAATGTTTTCATCCACGGGTGTGATCCCAAAGCAGACTGTACTCGTCTGGCACTCGGGGGCGTACCCCAGACCACAATAATGGATACGCTCAGAGAGCTGGGTGAGGAGGCCGTAACAGTTGATAATGTAGTTAACACCGGTTTCAAAGGAATCAGATGTGTTGAATCCGGAGGTCCGGAACCGGGTGTTGGGTGTGCTGGCAGGGGTGTAATCACCGCTATTAACCTCATGGAGGAGCTGGGAGCCTATTCCGATGACCTGGATTTTGTTCACTTTGATGTGCTTGGCGATGTTGTCTGCGGCGGATTTGCAATGCCAATTCGGGAGGGTAAAGCTCAGGAAGTATACATAGTCGCTTCGGGAGAAATGATGGCGACTTATGCAGCAAATAATATCTGCAAAGGTCTACTGAAGTATGCAGAACAGAGCGGGGTGAGATTGGGTGGAATCATTTGTAACAGCCGTAAGGTCGATAATGAGCTGGAAATGATGGAGGAGTTTGTTTCCGCGCTTGGAACACAGCTGATACACTTTGTGCCAAGAGATAACATTGTTCAAAAGGCGGAGTTTAATAAAAAGACAGTTGTGGAGTTCGACCCGGAATGCAACCAGGCAAAAGAATACGGAAAACTTGCCAAGAAAATTCTTGAGAATGATATGTTCGTGATCCCCAAACCGTTAAGTATGGATCAACTGGAGAAAATGGTGGCAAGATACGGTCTTATGGATTAA
- a CDS encoding P-II family nitrogen regulator, translating to MKMIRAILRPEWTEEVTDGLSEAGYYSLTKINVFGRGKQKGITVGDMHYDELSKTMIMMAVEDEAVEEVIKIISGKAYTGSMGDGKIFVSPIDDAYTISSGAKGL from the coding sequence ATGAAGATGATTCGTGCTATATTAAGACCTGAGTGGACGGAAGAAGTAACCGATGGACTTTCAGAAGCTGGATATTATTCTCTTACAAAAATAAACGTTTTCGGTAGAGGTAAACAAAAAGGGATTACTGTTGGTGATATGCACTACGACGAACTCTCAAAAACCATGATCATGATGGCTGTGGAAGATGAAGCGGTTGAAGAAGTAATAAAAATCATTTCTGGTAAAGCATATACAGGCAGTATGGGAGATGGAAAAATCTTTGTGAGCCCGATCGATGACGCATACACGATTAGTTCGGGTGCAAAAGGATTATGA
- a CDS encoding ABC transporter substrate-binding protein, with translation MNTKIITILFIAFLSVLFFTGCIEEKISSQEHGSTKGISSSNDENTENRTVTDSLGRQVQVPLMVERVADTWMGHNEVLAMLGADDRLVATMFSPQSRPWMYKVCPTFNDAVTLSPTYDIEELLATKPDVVFMSKSDKNLEKISNLGIPAVQVSFTDFDSMKKCISDTANVLGDEEALERAQQYNTYLDSKLESVRNTSSQIPDENRPKVLHVVSLSPLCVDGGGNIISDWIEAAGGVNAAEEVKGGIMQEVSMEQILKWNPDVIILSVNAKSREKEQIMNSDQWKKVKAIQDNRVFLNPEGAFIWSRAGAEEALQIQWAAKTINPDKFQFIDINNETKWFYKTFFEYELTDEEVQKILNAEAPN, from the coding sequence ATGAACACAAAAATAATAACTATTCTCTTCATCGCATTCTTATCGGTATTATTTTTCACTGGCTGTATAGAAGAAAAAATCAGCTCGCAGGAACATGGGAGCACAAAAGGCATATCCTCTTCAAACGATGAAAACACAGAGAATAGGACTGTTACTGATTCGTTAGGTCGACAAGTTCAGGTTCCTTTAATGGTAGAAAGGGTTGCAGATACCTGGATGGGGCATAATGAGGTGCTGGCTATGCTTGGAGCTGATGACAGGCTTGTTGCTACAATGTTCAGTCCCCAAAGTAGGCCGTGGATGTATAAAGTTTGTCCGACCTTCAACGATGCTGTGACACTGAGCCCGACGTATGATATCGAAGAGTTGCTTGCTACAAAACCTGATGTTGTTTTCATGTCGAAATCCGATAAGAATCTCGAAAAGATATCCAATCTTGGAATTCCTGCAGTACAGGTAAGTTTTACAGATTTCGATTCTATGAAAAAATGCATTTCAGATACTGCCAATGTGTTGGGGGATGAAGAAGCCCTGGAACGCGCACAGCAATATAATACATATCTGGACAGTAAACTGGAATCGGTAAGAAATACTTCATCCCAGATACCTGACGAAAATAGGCCAAAAGTTCTTCATGTGGTTTCACTCTCACCTTTGTGTGTAGATGGCGGTGGAAATATTATAAGCGATTGGATTGAGGCCGCAGGAGGGGTTAATGCAGCCGAAGAGGTAAAAGGGGGTATCATGCAGGAAGTTTCAATGGAACAAATATTAAAGTGGAATCCGGATGTGATTATTCTTAGTGTGAACGCCAAATCCCGGGAGAAAGAACAAATTATGAACAGTGACCAATGGAAAAAAGTTAAAGCAATTCAGGATAACAGGGTGTTTCTAAATCCGGAAGGGGCATTTATCTGGAGCCGGGCCGGAGCAGAAGAAGCGCTTCAGATTCAATGGGCTGCAAAAACCATCAATCCGGATAAGTTTCAGTTCATTGACATAAATAATGAAACAAAGTGGTTCTACAAAACTTTCTTTGAGTATGAACTTACGGATGAGGAAGTTCAAAAAATTCTGAATGCAGAGGCGCCAAATTGA
- a CDS encoding homocitrate synthase: MTENKSFEIVDTTLRDGEQSAGVVFSIEERVNIISALDKANVKWIEAGIPAMGKQECEALSLMLELPIKSNLIAWNRANLKDLKASIECGFKFVHVSLPVSDLHIEYKLQKSRAWVLDQLKTCLEYLKNSGITIIVGAEDASRADPDFFLQYADVAASYGAIRIRYSDTVGCLDHFTTYNKIESIVNRSPLPVEIHAHNDFGLALANTLAAYRAGAKFASVTITGIGERAGNASMEETAVSLKHFYNYDCGIELKALPSLVEMVAKASERTLFPYKPVVGPFTQNVVDN; encoded by the coding sequence GTGACTGAAAACAAAAGCTTTGAAATCGTTGATACAACTTTGCGTGATGGGGAACAATCTGCAGGTGTTGTATTTTCGATTGAAGAAAGGGTGAATATCATTTCGGCTTTAGATAAAGCAAACGTGAAATGGATTGAAGCCGGTATCCCTGCTATGGGCAAACAGGAATGTGAAGCTCTGAGCCTTATGCTAGAACTCCCGATAAAATCGAATCTTATCGCGTGGAACAGGGCAAATTTAAAGGATTTAAAGGCTTCTATCGAATGCGGATTTAAATTTGTTCATGTTTCCCTGCCGGTATCCGACCTGCATATAGAATATAAGCTTCAAAAAAGCAGGGCCTGGGTGCTTGATCAATTGAAAACCTGCCTGGAATATCTCAAAAACAGCGGGATAACGATTATTGTAGGAGCGGAGGATGCATCCAGAGCAGACCCGGATTTCTTTCTTCAATATGCGGATGTTGCGGCTTCTTACGGTGCGATAAGGATACGATATTCGGATACGGTCGGATGCCTGGATCATTTTACGACTTATAATAAAATCGAAAGCATTGTAAATCGCAGCCCTCTTCCGGTTGAAATTCATGCACACAATGATTTTGGCCTGGCCCTGGCAAATACCCTGGCAGCATACAGAGCGGGAGCAAAGTTTGCCAGCGTGACAATAACAGGGATCGGTGAGCGTGCAGGAAATGCGTCAATGGAAGAAACAGCCGTGTCTTTAAAACACTTTTACAACTATGATTGCGGAATTGAGCTTAAAGCTTTACCGTCCCTGGTTGAGATGGTCGCAAAAGCAAGCGAAAGAACATTGTTTCCGTATAAGCCAGTAGTGGGACCCTTTACACAAAATGTTGTAGATAATTAA
- a CDS encoding nitrogenase component 1, which yields MYDELKFENCNHSKDPMVGCALEGAAGILAGIKDISIVIHSPQGCSSTVSVAYDTHEIDFTKRKVACTRLFETDIVMGASDKLKELIREVDSKFKTRAIFVIGTCAADIIGEDLEGLCRNLQPQINAKLIPLMAGGFRGDSYAGIDMGLKVLFPFIKKQSEKIPNTVNLIAPQANLNPTWWADLKWIREVLEKIGIRVLAVLPHETSLEELGSAGLASADILLSHDAGYEFGLKMQEVHGIPLILSDIPLPVGLKNTARWLRALGKYFGIEENVETIIKEGEDLTIDVLRRRGLMMIQRYRNCRVAVSADATLGIGLTRMLFEELEMIPELLLFRSSMPDSQSLLENELKAMGISPRVVFSADGYQVKQSLMDSNVDAVFGSSWEYYMAEELGIKFAFDVFNPTNRVNYLNKSYFGYEGMLNFLENVANDWERSLRSKQINWEEYL from the coding sequence ATGTATGATGAGCTAAAATTCGAGAATTGCAACCATAGCAAGGACCCGATGGTCGGATGCGCTCTTGAAGGTGCTGCCGGCATACTGGCCGGTATTAAGGATATCAGCATTGTCATACATTCTCCTCAAGGTTGTTCTTCAACGGTTTCAGTAGCTTATGATACCCACGAAATTGACTTTACAAAGCGAAAGGTTGCATGCACCCGGCTTTTTGAAACGGATATAGTTATGGGCGCTTCGGATAAGCTGAAGGAATTGATCAGGGAAGTTGATTCGAAATTTAAAACCCGGGCTATTTTCGTAATTGGCACATGTGCAGCTGATATTATCGGTGAGGATCTTGAGGGCTTATGCAGAAATCTCCAGCCGCAGATCAATGCGAAGCTTATCCCCCTGATGGCAGGAGGGTTTCGAGGAGACAGCTATGCCGGGATTGACATGGGGCTGAAAGTCTTATTCCCTTTCATCAAAAAGCAGAGTGAAAAAATTCCAAACACTGTGAACTTAATAGCCCCTCAGGCAAACCTGAATCCTACATGGTGGGCGGATTTGAAATGGATACGTGAAGTCCTCGAAAAAATCGGTATTCGAGTGCTGGCTGTGCTGCCTCATGAGACTTCACTGGAGGAGCTGGGTAGTGCGGGGCTGGCATCGGCAGATATACTTCTCAGTCATGATGCAGGGTATGAATTCGGATTAAAAATGCAGGAGGTTCATGGGATCCCTCTCATACTTTCGGATATCCCTCTCCCGGTCGGGCTGAAAAATACGGCAAGGTGGCTTCGTGCGCTGGGTAAGTATTTCGGCATTGAAGAAAATGTCGAGACGATAATAAAAGAAGGAGAAGATCTGACCATCGACGTGCTGAGACGAAGGGGATTGATGATGATTCAACGGTATCGCAACTGCAGAGTAGCCGTTTCAGCCGATGCAACCCTGGGAATAGGTTTGACCAGGATGCTGTTCGAAGAGCTGGAAATGATTCCGGAGCTGTTGCTTTTCAGGTCTTCTATGCCCGACTCTCAGTCGTTGTTGGAAAATGAACTTAAAGCTATGGGGATTTCTCCCAGGGTTGTTTTTTCCGCAGATGGGTATCAGGTAAAGCAATCCTTAATGGACAGCAACGTTGATGCCGTATTTGGTTCTTCCTGGGAATATTACATGGCTGAAGAACTGGGGATAAAGTTTGCATTTGACGTTTTCAACCCGACAAATAGAGTCAATTATCTGAATAAGTCCTATTTCGGATATGAAGGGATGCTGAACTTTTTAGAAAATGTCGCAAATGATTGGGAAAGATCACTGCGTTCGAAGCAGATTAACTGGGAAGAGTATTTGTAA
- the vnfG gene encoding V-containing nitrogenase subunit delta yields the protein MNEKIEEITALIQERCLWQFFSRSWDREENIEGIMTMTGKILNGEKINLVTPADKAFYSDAKNLAADIQNKMPWISELDKSGILELVEGVKKRLLHITVKKSRNCELNLPNY from the coding sequence ATGAATGAAAAAATAGAGGAAATTACGGCTCTTATCCAGGAACGGTGTTTGTGGCAGTTCTTTTCAAGAAGCTGGGACCGGGAGGAAAACATTGAAGGTATTATGACAATGACCGGCAAAATCCTCAACGGCGAAAAAATAAATCTTGTAACTCCGGCAGATAAAGCATTTTATTCCGATGCAAAAAATCTGGCTGCAGATATACAAAATAAAATGCCCTGGATCTCCGAACTCGACAAATCAGGAATACTGGAGTTAGTTGAAGGCGTCAAGAAAAGACTGCTCCATATTACTGTAAAAAAGTCCCGGAACTGCGAACTGAACTTGCCAAATTATTAA
- a CDS encoding nitrogenase component 1: MVGIANESVVFFGNLSELYQLAKDGKIDTKLQGSHTRPCKFWTAMKILSGIKNAVVIAHGPSGCAFGVKQTYKLTNCRNSGSPYEAVITTNIDEKAVVYGGERELKGAIQEVDSKYKPDIIFVATSCATGIIGDYVDAVVSRVRPEINAKIMAVHCEGFAGEYRSGFDLVFRQIVQLMDKPDSESRVALASSVNIVGGKMGPERTEIDTDVKELRRLIEDMGASVNAIIAGNCSLEEIQRAPSVAVNCTLCLDLGYAIGREMLDQFDTPLNSTILPYGISATERWLREAAKHLHMEAEAEALIKREYEAIRVEFEEAKKHLAGKLAIVEGHDAIKALSIAHMLERDFDMRVVIYNFHPWSTEARETSIDYLLETGLDPEILITKGTLAFGKYEAMLQTENELLEYLGDMSPERTVYFGSSMSFPNIPVVDLNAILNRPRFGYRGALKVAKCICTALEYSFRPRSWVTKRMVFPEKSGLSSAQSLTPKLAQELPDCTIYAGKGRGKCMMS; this comes from the coding sequence ATGGTCGGCATCGCTAATGAGAGTGTAGTATTTTTTGGAAATTTAAGCGAGCTTTATCAACTGGCAAAAGACGGGAAAATCGATACGAAATTACAGGGCAGCCATACCCGACCCTGTAAATTCTGGACTGCAATGAAAATACTGAGTGGGATTAAAAATGCTGTCGTGATTGCTCACGGCCCCAGCGGCTGTGCATTCGGAGTAAAGCAGACCTATAAGCTAACAAATTGCAGAAACAGTGGTTCGCCTTATGAAGCTGTCATTACCACAAATATTGATGAGAAAGCTGTTGTGTACGGGGGCGAAAGGGAACTGAAGGGTGCCATACAGGAGGTCGACAGCAAGTATAAGCCGGACATCATTTTTGTAGCGACAAGCTGCGCTACCGGAATAATAGGAGACTATGTGGACGCAGTAGTGAGTAGAGTCCGGCCTGAAATTAACGCCAAAATCATGGCCGTTCACTGCGAGGGCTTTGCCGGAGAATACAGGAGTGGGTTCGATCTCGTTTTCAGGCAGATCGTTCAGCTCATGGATAAGCCTGATTCGGAAAGCAGAGTAGCGCTTGCCAGTTCGGTCAATATCGTCGGGGGGAAGATGGGTCCCGAGAGGACGGAAATTGATACTGATGTTAAAGAATTGCGGCGCTTAATTGAAGACATGGGCGCAAGCGTAAATGCAATTATTGCAGGCAACTGCTCGCTGGAGGAGATACAGCGGGCTCCCAGTGTGGCTGTAAACTGTACTTTATGCCTGGACCTCGGGTATGCGATAGGAAGAGAAATGCTTGACCAATTTGACACCCCTCTGAATTCGACGATTCTTCCTTATGGTATCAGTGCAACGGAAAGATGGCTGAGGGAAGCGGCTAAGCATTTACACATGGAAGCTGAGGCTGAAGCCCTGATCAAAAGAGAATATGAAGCAATACGTGTCGAATTTGAAGAGGCAAAAAAACATCTTGCCGGCAAGCTGGCAATTGTTGAAGGACATGACGCGATAAAGGCTCTGTCAATTGCTCACATGCTCGAACGTGATTTCGATATGCGTGTGGTCATATACAATTTCCATCCCTGGAGCACGGAAGCAAGAGAAACAAGTATCGATTACCTTCTGGAGACCGGGCTTGACCCTGAAATACTGATAACAAAGGGTACGCTTGCTTTCGGAAAATATGAGGCAATGCTTCAAACTGAAAATGAGCTGCTTGAATATCTGGGAGATATGAGTCCGGAAAGAACCGTATACTTCGGGTCATCAATGAGTTTCCCGAATATTCCGGTAGTCGACTTAAACGCCATATTGAACCGTCCGAGATTCGGTTACAGGGGGGCCTTAAAGGTGGCAAAATGTATTTGCACTGCTCTTGAGTATTCCTTCAGACCACGCAGCTGGGTAACAAAAAGAATGGTGTTTCCTGAAAAATCAGGGCTCTCTTCGGCTCAGTCGCTTACCCCGAAACTTGCTCAGGAGCTGCCGGATTGTACAATCTATGCAGGGAAGGGGAGGGGCAAATGTATGATGAGCTAA
- the vnfK gene encoding V-containing nitrogenase subunit beta encodes MSCELMLKERTGIINPMYTCQPAGAQYAGIGVKDCIPLVHGGQGCSMFVRLLFAQHFKENFDIASSSLHESAAVFGGAIRVEEAVETLIARYPHLRIIPIITTCSTETIGDDIEGIIRKVNQKIKENHPDRDVKLVAIHTPSYSGSMVTGYDNAISAMVKALAKKGEPSEKLNIFTGWVNPGDVSEIKHILSEMQVDGNILLDTETFDSPIMPDKSAFAYGNTTIEDIADSANALGSIALSRYEGANAATFLKEKFDVPSIVTPTPIGINNTDIFLKNISELTGKPIPESLVIERGKAIDSIVDLAHMFFANKKVAIFGNPDLVFGLAQFCLECELEPVLLLLGDDNSSYKKDPRLKELEEKTNCDMQIIWNADLWELESRIKNKTIDVDLILGHSKGRYIAIDNDIPMVRVGFPTFDRAGLWKYPVIGYKGAEWLAENIANTIFASMENKHDREWIINVW; translated from the coding sequence GTGTCATGTGAATTGATGTTGAAGGAAAGAACAGGAATAATTAACCCTATGTACACCTGTCAGCCGGCAGGTGCCCAGTATGCAGGAATTGGCGTAAAGGATTGCATCCCGCTTGTACACGGCGGGCAGGGCTGCAGCATGTTTGTCCGCTTGCTGTTTGCTCAACACTTTAAAGAAAATTTTGACATTGCTTCCTCTTCTCTGCATGAAAGTGCTGCCGTTTTCGGGGGTGCAATAAGGGTAGAAGAAGCCGTTGAAACGCTTATTGCCAGGTATCCTCACCTGAGGATTATACCTATCATAACGACGTGCTCAACTGAAACTATTGGGGACGATATTGAAGGTATAATCCGGAAAGTAAATCAGAAAATCAAGGAAAATCATCCTGACAGGGATGTAAAGCTCGTTGCCATTCACACCCCAAGCTACAGCGGCAGCATGGTGACGGGATATGATAATGCAATCAGTGCTATGGTAAAAGCTCTTGCAAAAAAAGGTGAACCTTCCGAAAAGCTGAACATATTCACCGGCTGGGTCAATCCGGGGGATGTTTCCGAAATTAAACACATTCTATCTGAGATGCAGGTTGATGGAAACATACTCCTGGATACCGAAACCTTTGATTCTCCTATTATGCCGGATAAATCGGCATTCGCATATGGAAACACGACCATTGAGGATATAGCCGATTCTGCGAACGCTCTCGGATCGATTGCATTAAGCCGATATGAAGGAGCAAATGCTGCAACTTTTTTAAAAGAGAAATTCGATGTGCCTTCAATTGTTACGCCAACTCCCATAGGCATAAACAATACCGACATCTTCCTTAAAAATATTAGTGAACTTACCGGAAAACCCATACCTGAATCCCTTGTTATCGAACGCGGCAAAGCAATAGATTCTATTGTAGACCTGGCACACATGTTTTTTGCAAATAAAAAGGTAGCCATTTTCGGTAATCCGGATCTTGTATTCGGGCTTGCGCAGTTTTGCCTGGAATGTGAGCTTGAGCCGGTACTCTTGCTGTTAGGCGACGATAACTCTTCATATAAAAAAGACCCGAGGCTCAAGGAACTTGAGGAAAAGACAAATTGTGATATGCAGATCATCTGGAACGCTGATTTATGGGAACTTGAAAGCCGTATCAAAAATAAAACAATAGATGTTGATTTGATTTTAGGGCATTCAAAAGGCAGGTACATCGCAATAGATAATGATATCCCAATGGTTAGGGTAGGCTTCCCGACATTTGACCGGGCAGGGCTTTGGAAATATCCGGTAATCGGATACAAAGGAGCTGAGTGGCTGGCTGAGAACATTGCAAATACGATTTTTGCGTCCATGGAAAACAAGCATGACAGAGAATGGATTATCAATGTCTGGTAA
- the hacB gene encoding homoaconitase small subunit, producing the protein MANPIVGRVWKFGDDINTDAIIPGKYLRTRDMQIFGTHAMEGIDPEFTKKAKPGDIIVAGTNFGCGSSREQAPLALKHSGIACIVAKSFARIFFRNAINIGLPLMEADVECQEGDEIKVDLFKGEVLVPEKGIFKGNKLPDFLLDILNDGGLVAHRKKVKGEHK; encoded by the coding sequence ATGGCAAATCCTATTGTAGGCAGAGTCTGGAAATTCGGAGATGACATTAATACCGATGCGATTATCCCGGGGAAATACCTGCGAACAAGGGATATGCAGATATTCGGAACTCATGCAATGGAAGGCATTGACCCTGAGTTCACAAAAAAAGCAAAACCCGGAGATATCATTGTTGCAGGCACTAATTTCGGGTGCGGTTCTTCAAGGGAGCAGGCTCCCCTCGCTTTGAAACACTCCGGAATAGCCTGTATTGTGGCAAAGTCTTTTGCAAGGATCTTTTTTAGAAATGCAATCAATATAGGACTGCCTCTCATGGAAGCAGATGTCGAGTGTCAGGAAGGAGATGAGATTAAAGTTGACCTGTTCAAGGGGGAAGTTCTGGTTCCGGAAAAGGGCATATTCAAAGGAAACAAACTGCCTGATTTCCTGCTCGATATACTCAATGACGGCGGACTTGTAGCTCACAGAAAAAAAGTTAAGGGTGAGCATAAATAA
- a CDS encoding NifB/NifX family molybdenum-iron cluster-binding protein: MDCAFTALKKSVRMRGILLANTTGFKEGDVGLLNEEEVFTDGHSRELADDTFVQDKQKKEVENRDNGKFKVAVTSRGGKLVDQHFGKATTFMIFEIEGQDCKFLETRSTKKYCNGGSGIGVEPLEKNETIKSISDCDAVLTMKIGSGAQKKLQEYGIDCVEYCYTIECGLKYLQMVGKQRDRYKI, encoded by the coding sequence ATGGATTGTGCATTCACAGCCCTGAAAAAGAGTGTACGGATGCGTGGGATCTTGCTGGCAAATACCACAGGTTTTAAAGAGGGAGATGTGGGGTTGTTGAATGAAGAGGAAGTGTTTACCGACGGTCATTCAAGAGAACTTGCAGACGATACATTTGTGCAGGATAAGCAAAAAAAAGAGGTTGAAAACAGGGACAATGGGAAATTCAAGGTAGCGGTCACTTCCAGAGGAGGAAAGCTTGTTGACCAGCATTTCGGGAAAGCAACTACTTTTATGATTTTTGAAATTGAAGGTCAGGATTGCAAATTTCTTGAGACGCGTTCAACAAAGAAATACTGCAACGGAGGAAGCGGAATCGGTGTGGAACCCCTTGAGAAAAACGAAACAATAAAGTCGATTTCGGATTGTGATGCCGTGCTTACCATGAAAATCGGGTCAGGAGCGCAAAAAAAGCTTCAAGAATACGGGATTGATTGCGTTGAATATTGTTATACTATAGAGTGTGGATTAAAGTATTTGCAGATGGTGGGGAAACAGAGAGACAGGTATAAAATTTAA